The Homo sapiens chromosome 5, GRCh38.p14 Primary Assembly genome includes a window with the following:
- the STARD4 gene encoding stAR-related lipid transfer protein 4 isoform X1 produces MEGLSDVASFATKLKNTLIQYHSIEEDKWRVAKKTKDVTVWRKPSEEFNGYLYKAQGVIDDLVYSIIDHIRPGPCRLDWDSLMTSLDILENFEENCCVMRYTTAGQLWNIISPREFVDFSYTVGYKEGLLSCASTKL; encoded by the exons ATGGAAGGCCTGTCTGATGTTGCTTCTTTTGCAACTAAACTTAAAAACACTCTCATCCAGTACCATAGCATTGAAGAAGATAAGTGGCGAGTTGCTAAGAAAAcg aaagatGTAACTGTTTGGAGAAAACCCTCAGAAGAATTTAATGGATATCT CTACAAAGCCCAAGGTGTTATAGATGACCTTGTCTATAGTATAATAGACCATATACGCCCAGGGCCTTGTCGTTTGGATTGGGACAGCTTGATGACTTCTTTGGATATTCTGGAGAACTTTGAAGAG aattgctGTGTGATGCGTTACACTACTGCTGGTCAGCTTTGGAATATAATTTCCCCAAGAGAATTTGTTGATTTCTCCTATACTGTGGGCTATAAAGAAGGGCTTTTATCTTGTG CCAGTACCAAACTATAA
- the STARD4 gene encoding stAR-related lipid transfer protein 4 isoform a (isoform a is encoded by transcript variant 2) yields MEGLSDVASFATKLKNTLIQYHSIEEDKWRVAKKTKDVTVWRKPSEEFNGYLYKAQGVIDDLVYSIIDHIRPGPCRLDWDSLMTSLDILENFEENCCVMRYTTAGQLWNIISPREFVDFSYTVGYKEGLLSCGISLDWDEKRPEFVRGYNHPCGWFCVPLKDNPNQSLLTGYIQTDLRGMIPQSAVDTAMASTLTNFYGDLRKAL; encoded by the exons ATGGAAGGCCTGTCTGATGTTGCTTCTTTTGCAACTAAACTTAAAAACACTCTCATCCAGTACCATAGCATTGAAGAAGATAAGTGGCGAGTTGCTAAGAAAAcg aaagatGTAACTGTTTGGAGAAAACCCTCAGAAGAATTTAATGGATATCT CTACAAAGCCCAAGGTGTTATAGATGACCTTGTCTATAGTATAATAGACCATATACGCCCAGGGCCTTGTCGTTTGGATTGGGACAGCTTGATGACTTCTTTGGATATTCTGGAGAACTTTGAAGAG aattgctGTGTGATGCGTTACACTACTGCTGGTCAGCTTTGGAATATAATTTCCCCAAGAGAATTTGTTGATTTCTCCTATACTGTGGGCTATAAAGAAGGGCTTTTATCTTGTG GAATAAGTCTTGACTGGGATGAAAAGAGACCAGAATTTGTTCGAGGATATAACCATCCCTGTGGTTGGTTTTGTGTTCCACTTAAAGACAACCCAAACCAGAGTCTTTTGACAGGATATATTCAGACAGATCTGCGTGGGATGATTCCTCAGTCTGCGGTAGATACAGCCATGGCAAGCACTTTAACCAACTTCTATGGTGATTTACGAAAAGCTTTATGA
- the STARD4 gene encoding stAR-related lipid transfer protein 4 isoform b (isoform b is encoded by transcript variant 4), translating to MEGLSDVASFATKLKNTLIQYHSIEEDKWRVAKKTKDVTVWRKPSEEFNGYLYKAQGVIDDLVYSIIDHIRPGPCRLDWDSLMTSLDILENFEENCCVMRYTTAGQLWNIISPREFVDFSYTVGYKEGLLSCGNNLNMLCFFSVWFKYLCFLGWMSLSL from the exons ATGGAAGGCCTGTCTGATGTTGCTTCTTTTGCAACTAAACTTAAAAACACTCTCATCCAGTACCATAGCATTGAAGAAGATAAGTGGCGAGTTGCTAAGAAAAcg aaagatGTAACTGTTTGGAGAAAACCCTCAGAAGAATTTAATGGATATCT CTACAAAGCCCAAGGTGTTATAGATGACCTTGTCTATAGTATAATAGACCATATACGCCCAGGGCCTTGTCGTTTGGATTGGGACAGCTTGATGACTTCTTTGGATATTCTGGAGAACTTTGAAGAG aattgctGTGTGATGCGTTACACTACTGCTGGTCAGCTTTGGAATATAATTTCCCCAAGAGAATTTGTTGATTTCTCCTATACTGTGGGCTATAAAGAAGGGCTTTTATCTTGTGGTAATAATCTCAACATGTTATGCTTTTTTTCAGTAtggtttaaatatttgtgttttcttggcTGGATGTCTCTTTCCTTGTGA
- the STARD4 gene encoding stAR-related lipid transfer protein 4 isoform X2 yields MTSLDILENFEENCCVMRYTTAGQLWNIISPREFVDFSYTVGYKEGLLSCGISLDWDEKRPEFVRGYNHPCGWFCVPLKDNPNQSLLTGYIQTDLRGMIPQSAVDTAMASTLTNFYGDLRKAL; encoded by the exons ATGACTTCTTTGGATATTCTGGAGAACTTTGAAGAG aattgctGTGTGATGCGTTACACTACTGCTGGTCAGCTTTGGAATATAATTTCCCCAAGAGAATTTGTTGATTTCTCCTATACTGTGGGCTATAAAGAAGGGCTTTTATCTTGTG GAATAAGTCTTGACTGGGATGAAAAGAGACCAGAATTTGTTCGAGGATATAACCATCCCTGTGGTTGGTTTTGTGTTCCACTTAAAGACAACCCAAACCAGAGTCTTTTGACAGGATATATTCAGACAGATCTGCGTGGGATGATTCCTCAGTCTGCGGTAGATACAGCCATGGCAAGCACTTTAACCAACTTCTATGGTGATTTACGAAAAGCTTTATGA
- the STARD4 gene encoding stAR-related lipid transfer protein 4 isoform X3, with amino-acid sequence MRYTTAGQLWNIISPREFVDFSYTVGYKEGLLSCGISLDWDEKRPEFVRGYNHPCGWFCVPLKDNPNQSLLTGYIQTDLRGMIPQSAVDTAMASTLTNFYGDLRKAL; translated from the exons ATGCGTTACACTACTGCTGGTCAGCTTTGGAATATAATTTCCCCAAGAGAATTTGTTGATTTCTCCTATACTGTGGGCTATAAAGAAGGGCTTTTATCTTGTG GAATAAGTCTTGACTGGGATGAAAAGAGACCAGAATTTGTTCGAGGATATAACCATCCCTGTGGTTGGTTTTGTGTTCCACTTAAAGACAACCCAAACCAGAGTCTTTTGACAGGATATATTCAGACAGATCTGCGTGGGATGATTCCTCAGTCTGCGGTAGATACAGCCATGGCAAGCACTTTAACCAACTTCTATGGTGATTTACGAAAAGCTTTATGA